Proteins encoded within one genomic window of Thiohalorhabdus sp. Cl-TMA:
- the yajC gene encoding preprotein translocase subunit YajC, which produces MPQSIQWISTAHAQAAGGAEGPGFVATLVPLILIFVIFYLLIIRPQSKRMKQHREMVRNLEKGDEVVTGGGFYGRVVRVNDESVTVELAEGVRVKAQRESIQTVLPKGSLKD; this is translated from the coding sequence ATGCCGCAATCAATCCAGTGGATCAGCACGGCCCACGCCCAGGCCGCTGGCGGCGCGGAGGGGCCGGGATTTGTGGCCACTCTGGTGCCCTTGATCCTGATATTCGTCATTTTCTATCTGCTGATCATTCGGCCGCAGAGCAAGCGGATGAAGCAGCACCGTGAGATGGTCCGCAATCTGGAAAAGGGCGACGAGGTGGTGACCGGCGGCGGCTTCTACGGTCGGGTAGTCCGGGTCAATGACGAGTCGGTGACCGTGGAGCTCGCCGAAGGGGTACGGGTGAAGGCTCAGCGCGAAAGCATCCAGACCGTGCTCCCCAAGGGTTCCCTTAAGGACTGA
- the secD gene encoding protein translocase subunit SecD has protein sequence MNRYPLWKYWMIAGAILLAFLYAVPTLFGTDPGLMVTPTQGQAKQGASVERVKSALEEAGIQYRALDKRKRGVAVRFDTDQTRDRARDLLQKRLENYAAGPMRLSAVPGWLQAVGGKNMNLGLDLRGGVHLLMEVQVNKAIQRAYERYVDELRTAFREEEVRYRAVQMVGAQEGRFLQLKFDSAAAAEQGAQVLQNQYSELSVSPSDSGPRFLQAQLTSQEQERLRDWAVEQSLTTMRTRVNQLGVSEPVIQRQGQRRVVVQLPGIQDTARAKEVIGSTAQLEFKLVDKEHSVQQALEEGAPPGSEVFYGRQNGEPYLLEKRTVLSGEFITDARAGFSQQTNQPLVHVSFDAKGARLFGRLTGNNVGDRMAILLDEEVITAPVIQERIGGGRAQITGMATPEEAHDVALMLRAGALPAPVKVVEERTVGPTLGQDSIEQGLNSIVIGFLLVVAFMAVYYRLFGLVANVALVLNLVFIVAVMSLLQATLTLPGIAGIVLTVGMAVDANTLIFERIREEIRVGNTPHAAISSGYGKALSTIADANITTLIAALVLFQFGSGPVKGFAVTLSVGILTSMFTAIMVTRAIINLSVGRRRLTRISIGES, from the coding sequence ATGAACCGTTACCCCCTCTGGAAATACTGGATGATAGCCGGCGCCATCCTGCTGGCTTTTCTCTACGCCGTTCCCACGCTGTTCGGCACCGATCCGGGGCTCATGGTTACCCCCACCCAGGGCCAGGCCAAGCAGGGTGCCTCGGTGGAACGGGTAAAGAGCGCCCTGGAGGAAGCCGGGATCCAATATCGCGCCCTCGATAAGCGCAAGCGCGGCGTGGCGGTCCGGTTCGACACGGATCAGACCCGGGATCGTGCCCGGGATCTGCTCCAGAAGCGCCTGGAGAATTACGCGGCGGGTCCCATGCGGCTGTCCGCCGTTCCCGGCTGGCTGCAGGCCGTGGGCGGGAAGAACATGAACCTTGGGCTGGACCTCCGGGGCGGCGTGCATCTGCTTATGGAGGTGCAGGTCAACAAGGCCATCCAGCGGGCCTACGAGCGTTACGTGGACGAGCTGCGCACCGCCTTCCGGGAGGAGGAGGTGCGTTATCGGGCCGTACAGATGGTGGGGGCCCAGGAGGGGCGGTTCCTCCAGCTGAAATTCGATAGTGCCGCGGCGGCGGAGCAGGGCGCGCAGGTCCTCCAGAATCAATACAGCGAGCTGAGCGTTTCCCCCAGTGACAGCGGGCCGCGCTTCCTGCAGGCGCAGCTCACCAGCCAGGAGCAGGAGCGCCTTCGGGACTGGGCGGTGGAGCAGAGCCTGACCACCATGCGCACCCGGGTGAACCAGCTCGGCGTCTCCGAGCCGGTGATCCAGCGCCAGGGCCAGCGGCGAGTGGTGGTGCAGCTTCCCGGAATCCAGGATACCGCCCGCGCCAAGGAGGTCATCGGCTCCACCGCGCAGCTGGAGTTCAAGCTCGTGGACAAGGAGCACAGCGTGCAGCAGGCCCTCGAGGAGGGCGCGCCGCCTGGCTCTGAAGTCTTCTACGGGCGCCAGAACGGCGAGCCGTATCTTCTGGAGAAGCGGACGGTCCTCTCCGGGGAGTTCATCACCGACGCCCGGGCCGGCTTCAGCCAACAGACCAACCAGCCCCTGGTGCACGTGAGCTTCGACGCCAAGGGGGCCCGCCTCTTCGGTCGGCTCACCGGGAATAACGTGGGCGACCGGATGGCCATCCTTCTGGACGAGGAGGTGATTACCGCTCCGGTGATTCAGGAACGGATCGGCGGCGGACGCGCCCAGATCACGGGCATGGCCACCCCCGAAGAGGCCCACGACGTCGCCCTGATGCTGCGCGCCGGTGCGCTTCCGGCCCCGGTGAAGGTGGTCGAGGAGCGCACGGTGGGTCCGACCCTGGGGCAGGACTCCATAGAGCAGGGTCTGAACTCCATCGTCATCGGCTTCCTGCTGGTGGTGGCCTTCATGGCCGTGTACTACCGCCTGTTCGGACTGGTCGCCAATGTGGCCCTGGTGCTGAACCTGGTGTTCATCGTGGCGGTGATGTCCCTGCTCCAGGCCACCTTGACCCTTCCGGGCATTGCCGGAATCGTCCTCACCGTCGGCATGGCGGTGGATGCCAACACCCTGATATTCGAGCGCATCCGCGAGGAGATCCGGGTCGGCAACACCCCGCATGCGGCCATCAGCTCCGGCTACGGCAAGGCCCTGTCCACCATCGCCGACGCCAATATCACCACCCTGATTGCCGCCCTGGTGCTTTTCCAGTTCGGCAGCGGACCGGTGAAGGGCTTCGCGGTCACCCTGTCGGTGGGCATCCTGACCTCCATGTTCACGGCGATCATGGTTACCCGGGCCATCATCAACCTTTCCGTGGGCCGCCGCCGGCTCACCCGGATTTCCATCGGGGAGAGCTGA
- the secF gene encoding protein translocase subunit SecF, whose translation MHLVPQDTHLNFLGHRNKAFVFSVVLLLVAVGSLVFRGLNFGIDFTGGTLVEVAYSEAVSVGEVRADLHEAGFNQAVVQTFGAPTDILVRVPTANGRDTASVSSGILNALRSGAGEGGSVEMRRVEFVGPQVGEELAKQGLMAMLYALIGILIYVAWRFELRFAVGSVAALLHDVVITLGVFSVTGLEFDLPVVAAILAVIGYSLNDTIVVFDRIRENLRKMRRADTEEVMNESVNQTMARTVVTSTTTLLVLLSLFFLGGAVIHGFATALITGVIIGTYSSIFVGAPLALILGVSRGDLMGRKPSEEPEAGEAHGP comes from the coding sequence ATGCATCTCGTACCCCAAGACACCCATCTGAACTTCCTGGGCCACCGCAACAAGGCCTTCGTCTTCTCGGTGGTGCTACTCCTGGTGGCCGTGGGCAGCCTGGTATTCCGGGGCCTGAACTTCGGCATCGATTTCACGGGCGGAACGCTCGTGGAAGTGGCCTATAGCGAGGCCGTCTCCGTCGGGGAAGTGCGCGCGGACCTGCACGAGGCCGGCTTCAATCAGGCCGTTGTGCAGACCTTCGGCGCGCCCACCGACATCCTGGTCCGGGTCCCAACCGCCAACGGCCGCGACACCGCCAGCGTATCCAGCGGCATCCTGAACGCGCTCCGCTCCGGTGCGGGGGAGGGGGGCTCCGTGGAGATGCGGCGGGTTGAGTTCGTCGGTCCACAGGTGGGCGAGGAATTGGCCAAGCAGGGCCTCATGGCCATGCTCTACGCCCTGATCGGCATCCTGATCTACGTGGCCTGGCGCTTCGAGCTCCGCTTCGCGGTGGGCAGCGTGGCCGCGCTGCTGCATGACGTGGTGATCACGCTGGGCGTGTTCTCCGTGACCGGCCTGGAATTCGACCTGCCGGTGGTGGCGGCGATACTGGCCGTGATCGGCTACAGCCTCAACGACACCATCGTGGTGTTCGACCGTATCCGCGAGAATCTGCGCAAGATGCGCAGGGCGGATACCGAGGAGGTTATGAACGAGAGCGTCAACCAGACTATGGCTCGAACGGTGGTCACCTCCACCACGACTCTGCTGGTGCTGCTGTCGTTGTTCTTCCTCGGGGGCGCGGTGATCCACGGGTTCGCCACTGCCCTGATCACCGGCGTGATAATCGGTACCTACTCCTCCATTTTCGTCGGCGCCCCGCTTGCCCTCATCCTGGGCGTTTCCCGCGGGGACCTCATGGGACGCAAACCGTCCGAGGAGCCGGAGGCTGGGGAAGCCCATGGCCCCTGA
- a CDS encoding DUF2905 domain-containing protein: protein MSRFLILLGAVLILVGILWPLLQKAGLGQLPGDIVIHRDNLHFYFPLTTSILVSILISLLIWLFRK, encoded by the coding sequence ATGTCCCGTTTCCTGATCCTCCTCGGCGCCGTCCTGATCCTGGTGGGGATCCTGTGGCCCCTGCTCCAGAAGGCCGGACTCGGCCAACTTCCCGGGGACATCGTCATTCACCGGGATAACCTGCATTTCTATTTCCCCCTCACCACCTCCATCCTGGTAAGCATCCTCATATCCTTGCTGATCTGGCTGTTCCGCAAATAA
- a CDS encoding 4a-hydroxytetrahydrobiopterin dehydratase, which yields MELVQKHCAPCEGGVDPLSEQEAESMLGELNDTPEAQKQPWAITADNRRIKKGYKLKDFVEAVDLVNRIKDVAEEESHHPDLEVGYGKVVVQLTTHAIGGLSENDFILAAKIDKLQA from the coding sequence ATGGAACTGGTACAGAAGCACTGCGCACCCTGCGAGGGCGGCGTGGACCCCCTATCCGAGCAAGAAGCCGAATCCATGCTCGGGGAGCTCAACGATACTCCCGAGGCCCAGAAGCAGCCCTGGGCGATCACCGCCGACAACCGCAGGATCAAGAAGGGGTATAAGCTCAAGGACTTCGTGGAGGCGGTGGATCTGGTGAACCGGATCAAGGATGTCGCCGAGGAAGAGAGCCACCACCCCGATCTGGAGGTGGGCTACGGCAAGGTGGTGGTGCAGCTGACCACCCATGCCATCGGTGGCCTTTCCGAGAACGATTTCATCCTGGCGGCGAAGATCGACAAGCTGCAGGCCTGA
- a CDS encoding NAD(P)H-hydrate dehydratase, whose translation MEERLYTAEEVRRLDQAAMNGGIPGLVLMERAGEAVAAAIEAHWPDWRRFRVGVLAGGGNNGGDGYVVARRLRELGGAPELIAAADPGRLRGDAAHAAERWRDAGGDVHSVPDTLAGYDLLVDALLGTGLDREVRSPYRELIEEAAACPAPVVAVDIPSGLNADTGRVLGAAAPAEVTVTFVGLKRGLFTGDGPGIVGEVRYEGLGIPEAIRSEVPVNGRRLTVGPLRQEPRPANAHKGHFGRVVVAGGAPGTTGAAVMAGWSALRSGAGWVVCCLPPETSPLATAHRPELMTAVWDPEAGLPAELGGGGAVAVGPGLGRSDAARRVLEAALARPVPLVIDADGLSLLAEHDGLRDALDRRGEPTVLTPHPGEAARLLGCDSGSIQEDRFGSARRITEKYNAVCCLKGAGTIIQAPDGQYAVSPTGNPGMSMAGQGDILTGVLAAQLAQNGGAPLLATCRAVWAHGRAADRVAQERGPFGYAATECADALPGVWRELTNYQGHEPNRPKRRDHAQGK comes from the coding sequence GTGGAAGAACGCCTCTACACCGCAGAGGAAGTACGAAGGCTGGATCAGGCCGCGATGAATGGCGGGATTCCCGGTCTGGTGCTCATGGAGCGGGCCGGAGAGGCCGTGGCGGCGGCCATCGAAGCGCATTGGCCCGATTGGCGCCGATTCCGCGTCGGCGTGCTGGCGGGCGGCGGCAACAACGGCGGCGATGGCTACGTGGTGGCGCGGCGCCTGCGAGAGCTGGGCGGAGCCCCGGAGCTTATCGCCGCCGCCGACCCCGGTCGGCTTCGCGGTGATGCCGCCCATGCGGCGGAACGGTGGCGGGACGCCGGAGGCGATGTGCACTCCGTCCCCGATACGCTGGCGGGCTACGACCTGCTGGTGGACGCCCTTCTGGGAACCGGTTTGGACCGGGAGGTGCGCTCGCCGTACCGGGAGCTCATCGAGGAGGCCGCGGCCTGCCCAGCGCCGGTGGTGGCCGTTGACATTCCCTCGGGATTGAATGCGGACACGGGACGTGTGCTCGGCGCAGCCGCGCCCGCCGAGGTTACGGTGACCTTCGTGGGTCTGAAGCGGGGGCTCTTTACCGGCGACGGCCCCGGGATCGTAGGGGAGGTGCGCTATGAGGGGCTGGGCATTCCGGAGGCGATCCGCTCCGAGGTGCCGGTTAACGGCCGGCGGCTTACGGTCGGGCCCCTCCGCCAGGAGCCTCGGCCCGCCAACGCCCACAAGGGGCATTTCGGTCGCGTAGTGGTGGCCGGCGGGGCCCCGGGCACCACGGGGGCCGCCGTGATGGCGGGATGGTCCGCACTGCGGTCCGGAGCCGGATGGGTGGTATGCTGCCTGCCGCCGGAGACTTCGCCCCTGGCAACCGCGCACCGGCCGGAGCTCATGACCGCGGTCTGGGATCCGGAGGCCGGTTTGCCGGCGGAGCTGGGGGGCGGCGGGGCCGTGGCGGTGGGCCCAGGACTGGGACGGTCCGATGCGGCCCGACGGGTGCTGGAGGCCGCGCTGGCGCGCCCGGTTCCGCTGGTGATCGATGCCGACGGACTGAGCCTGCTGGCGGAGCACGATGGGCTGCGCGACGCCCTGGACCGCCGCGGCGAACCGACGGTGCTGACGCCCCACCCGGGTGAAGCGGCTCGACTGCTGGGATGCGATTCCGGAAGCATCCAGGAGGACCGTTTCGGCTCGGCCCGCCGGATCACGGAAAAGTATAATGCGGTGTGCTGCTTGAAAGGGGCGGGTACCATCATTCAGGCCCCCGACGGACAATATGCTGTCAGCCCAACCGGCAATCCCGGGATGAGCATGGCCGGACAGGGGGATATCCTCACCGGTGTCCTGGCGGCGCAGCTGGCGCAGAATGGCGGAGCCCCCTTGCTTGCGACCTGCCGCGCCGTCTGGGCGCACGGCCGGGCGGCGGATCGGGTGGCGCAGGAGCGCGGCCCCTTCGGGTACGCGGCCACGGAGTGCGCCGATGCGCTTCCGGGCGTATGGCGGGAGCTGACCAATTACCAGGGCCATGAGCCCAACAGGCCAAAGCGGAGAGATCATGCCCAAGGCAAGTGA